From Companilactobacillus heilongjiangensis, one genomic window encodes:
- a CDS encoding DUF948 domain-containing protein, which produces MTGGQIAGLIAAVAFVVLVVYLARTLVQTAKLLQELQETMKETTKMVEVLSKNTEQIMDQSTKLVDKTNTLMDDVNSKSSKLNPLFDTVENLGKKSAKATEEKPNTGFNFQNLMTVGNIATVAKTAAKFWPRKKNK; this is translated from the coding sequence ATGACTGGTGGACAAATTGCAGGCTTAATCGCGGCAGTTGCTTTTGTAGTATTGGTTGTATATTTAGCCAGAACATTAGTCCAAACTGCTAAATTGCTTCAAGAATTGCAAGAAACTATGAAGGAAACAACTAAGATGGTTGAAGTCCTTTCTAAGAATACTGAACAGATTATGGATCAAAGTACTAAGTTAGTTGATAAGACTAACACCTTGATGGATGATGTTAACAGCAAATCCAGCAAGTTGAACCCATTATTTGATACAGTTGAGAACCTCGGTAAGAAATCTGCTAAAGCAACAGAGGAAAAGCCAAACACTGGCTTTAATTTCCAAAACTTGATGACAGTAGGTAACATTGCCACAGTTGCTAAGACGGCTGCTAAGTTCTGGCCAAGAAAGAAGAATAAATAA
- a CDS encoding IreB family regulatory phosphoprotein, protein MSSLDKTMSFDFNENKGKDVKETLQSVYQSLEEKGYNPINQIVGYLLSGDPAYIPRHNDARNLILKHERDEIIEELVKSYLNQGK, encoded by the coding sequence ATGAGTTCACTTGATAAAACTATGAGTTTCGATTTTAATGAAAACAAAGGCAAAGATGTCAAAGAAACATTGCAAAGTGTTTACCAATCACTAGAAGAAAAAGGATATAACCCAATTAACCAAATTGTCGGCTATCTACTTTCTGGTGACCCAGCATATATTCCACGACACAACGATGCCCGTAATTTGATTTTGAAACATGAAAGAGACGAGATAATCGAAGAATTAGTTAAGAGTTATCTCAATCAAGGTAAATAG
- the ruvX gene encoding Holliday junction resolvase RuvX, whose translation MRLLGLDVGSRTVGVACSDLLGWTAQGVEIIRINEDKEQFGLDRLGEIIQEKQPTGVVLGLPKNMNNTEGPRVEKSREYGKMVEDKFHLPIDFIDERLTTVQAERMLIDEADVSRKKRKKVIDKIAAEMILQNYLDAKGKLTRN comes from the coding sequence ATGAGATTATTAGGTTTAGATGTTGGTTCACGAACTGTCGGTGTTGCTTGCAGCGATTTATTAGGCTGGACAGCGCAGGGAGTTGAAATTATTCGTATCAATGAGGATAAAGAGCAATTTGGCTTAGATCGATTAGGCGAAATTATTCAAGAAAAGCAACCTACTGGTGTGGTCCTTGGATTACCAAAGAATATGAATAACACTGAAGGACCCAGAGTAGAAAAGTCTCGTGAGTATGGCAAAATGGTCGAAGATAAGTTTCATTTGCCAATCGATTTTATTGACGAACGGTTAACAACTGTTCAGGCCGAAAGAATGTTGATTGATGAGGCCGATGTGTCTCGTAAAAAACGTAAGAAAGTTATCGATAAGATTGCCGCAGAGATGATTCTACAGAATTATCTTGATGCTAAAGGTAAACTAACACGAAATTAA
- a CDS encoding DUF2507 domain-containing protein, with the protein MAAKSKDLNKSTLTDALKKSENGESTDTLTENYFAVSVLRDFILPDLLDKDAVELLYWAGKNLSRQLILDMESLPDLFIKAGFGKLEITKQTPKSYTYKLTGPEVKQRFDTNNDDPEFSLETGIIAETVEKTIAAYCLGTYTVNSKAKSVTIKIQIDRN; encoded by the coding sequence ATGGCCGCAAAATCAAAAGATCTTAACAAATCAACGTTAACTGATGCTCTAAAGAAAAGTGAAAACGGTGAGAGTACAGATACGTTAACTGAAAACTACTTTGCAGTTTCAGTACTCCGTGATTTTATTCTACCCGATTTGCTTGACAAGGATGCCGTCGAATTATTGTATTGGGCCGGTAAAAACCTCAGCCGTCAATTGATTCTCGATATGGAAAGCTTACCCGACCTATTCATCAAGGCTGGTTTCGGTAAATTAGAAATTACCAAGCAAACACCGAAGAGTTATACATATAAGTTAACTGGTCCTGAAGTTAAACAACGTTTTGATACGAATAATGATGATCCAGAGTTCTCATTAGAAACTGGAATAATTGCTGAAACTGTTGAAAAAACAATCGCAGCATATTGTTTAGGAACATATACTGTAAACAGTAAAGCCAAAAGCGTGACAATTAAAATTCAAATTGATCGAAACTAA
- a CDS encoding endonuclease MutS2, which yields MNNKALKVLEFDKIKAEIAKYLITTRGKTLLKKLMPMSVESIVQRLIDQTKDGADIVRIKGEIPVRKLADLHDQANRLKKDGNLNGTELAAIGQVLQNTSELKEFFEDLKDNQVELRQLYDLNDDLINNPELTRRIARSLDDTGRVLDTASDDLKYIRSHINKLNDEIRQTMAQFTRGKNTKYLTEALVTLRDDRFVIPVKAEYKAKFGGVVHDQSASGQTFYIEPQAVVGMNNQLHEAKLSEKSEEIRILNNLSDMVRPEIDEIVKNNEVLAQFDLINAKAKYAKEIKATEPIISDNHVVDLEQAKHPLIDPDKVVANDIRLGDGYRTMLITGPNTGGKTITMKTLGLIQLMAQAGLFIPAREASEIAVFDEVFVDIGDEQSIEQNLSTFSSHMDNIINIIHKVSEHSLVLIDELGAGTDPQEGAAIAIAVLEKLATSKADIMATTHYPELKIFAYNTPETINASMEFDDKSLRPTYRLLIGIPGASNAFNIAARLGMDKSVVDRGQALMDGESQDLNNMIADLENRRKEFEQKNDQLKIQLSKNKDIQTDFEKKSDALDKSKNSEIQAAKVRANQIVAKAKKESEKIIDKLHKMEQDGVAIKEDQIISAKTNLKNLHQDEAIKKNKVLRRNKRRQALKVGDSVKTLTYDQIGTIVRKNKDNEYEVQLGILKMKFSADELEKVQNAEQEPEKKPTMVRRTKSTGLSSKLDLRGKRYEEAMTELDQYIDSALLAGYNQVTIVHGFGTGVIRKGVTNYLQRNPRVKSFGYAPASSGGSGATIVDL from the coding sequence ATGAATAATAAAGCTTTGAAAGTATTAGAGTTTGACAAGATCAAAGCTGAAATCGCTAAGTATCTAATCACAACTCGTGGGAAGACACTCCTAAAAAAATTAATGCCAATGTCGGTTGAATCAATTGTTCAAAGATTGATTGACCAAACTAAAGATGGTGCTGATATTGTCCGTATTAAGGGTGAAATCCCAGTTAGAAAATTAGCTGATCTACATGACCAAGCTAACCGTTTGAAAAAAGACGGGAATTTAAATGGAACGGAATTGGCTGCTATTGGTCAAGTCCTCCAAAACACTAGTGAATTAAAAGAGTTTTTTGAAGATTTAAAAGATAACCAAGTCGAATTACGTCAACTTTATGACTTGAATGATGACTTGATCAATAACCCTGAATTGACACGTCGTATTGCCCGTTCACTGGATGATACTGGTCGCGTTTTGGATACTGCTTCGGATGATTTGAAGTATATCCGTAGTCATATCAATAAGTTGAATGATGAAATTCGTCAAACTATGGCTCAATTTACGCGTGGCAAGAACACTAAGTATTTGACTGAAGCACTAGTAACATTGCGTGATGATCGTTTTGTTATTCCTGTTAAAGCTGAATATAAAGCAAAATTTGGTGGAGTTGTTCATGACCAAAGTGCCAGTGGACAGACTTTCTACATCGAGCCACAAGCTGTTGTCGGGATGAATAATCAATTGCATGAAGCTAAGTTGTCTGAAAAATCTGAAGAGATTCGGATTTTGAATAATTTGTCAGATATGGTTCGTCCAGAAATTGATGAAATCGTGAAAAACAACGAAGTTTTAGCACAATTTGATTTGATTAACGCTAAAGCTAAGTATGCTAAGGAAATAAAGGCCACTGAGCCAATTATTTCCGATAATCATGTAGTTGACTTGGAACAGGCAAAACACCCGCTAATCGACCCAGACAAGGTTGTAGCCAATGATATTAGGCTAGGCGATGGTTACAGAACGATGTTAATCACTGGACCCAATACTGGTGGTAAAACTATCACGATGAAAACTCTTGGTTTAATTCAATTGATGGCACAAGCAGGTCTCTTTATTCCCGCTCGTGAAGCCAGTGAAATTGCTGTTTTCGATGAAGTATTCGTCGATATCGGTGATGAACAATCAATCGAACAAAACTTGAGTACATTCTCATCACATATGGATAATATTATTAATATCATTCATAAAGTTTCCGAACACAGTTTGGTCTTAATTGATGAACTTGGTGCCGGAACTGATCCACAAGAAGGTGCTGCAATTGCGATTGCTGTGTTGGAAAAATTAGCAACGTCAAAAGCTGATATTATGGCAACGACTCACTATCCTGAGCTAAAGATTTTTGCTTATAATACACCGGAAACGATCAATGCCAGTATGGAATTCGATGACAAGTCACTACGACCAACATATCGTTTGTTGATTGGTATTCCTGGAGCAAGCAATGCGTTTAACATTGCCGCTCGATTAGGGATGGACAAGAGTGTCGTTGACCGTGGACAAGCTTTGATGGATGGAGAGAGTCAAGATCTCAACAATATGATTGCTGACCTTGAGAACCGTCGTAAAGAGTTTGAGCAAAAGAATGACCAATTGAAGATTCAATTATCTAAGAACAAAGATATCCAAACTGATTTTGAAAAGAAGAGTGACGCCCTCGATAAGTCGAAGAACTCTGAAATTCAAGCAGCTAAGGTTCGAGCTAATCAAATCGTTGCCAAAGCTAAAAAGGAATCAGAGAAGATTATTGATAAGCTTCATAAGATGGAACAAGATGGTGTGGCAATTAAGGAAGACCAAATTATTTCTGCCAAGACTAACTTGAAGAATTTGCATCAAGATGAAGCAATCAAGAAGAATAAAGTTTTACGTCGCAACAAACGTCGTCAAGCATTGAAAGTCGGCGATTCTGTTAAGACGTTGACATATGATCAAATTGGTACGATTGTCCGTAAGAATAAGGATAATGAGTATGAAGTTCAACTTGGTATCTTGAAGATGAAGTTTAGTGCTGACGAACTTGAGAAAGTTCAAAACGCTGAGCAAGAACCAGAAAAGAAACCAACAATGGTTCGTCGTACCAAGAGTACCGGACTTTCCAGCAAATTGGACTTACGTGGTAAACGTTATGAGGAAGCAATGACTGAACTGGATCAATATATTGATTCGGCCTTGTTAGCTGGTTATAATCAAGTCACAATTGTCCATGGGTTTGGTACAGGTGTTATTAGAAAAGGTGTTACCAATTATCTCCAGAGAAATCCTCGAGTTAAATCATTCGGATACGCTCCCGCAAGCTCTGGTGGATCAGGTGCTACAATTGTTGACCTTTAA
- a CDS encoding DUF1292 domain-containing protein: MSEEQPPKDLDEVILSDEQGNEETYLILFTFDSEDYGKSYVFLYPKADKDAEEIAIQAYSFEPDENGDVDAGDLEPIDDPEEWDMVQEVLNTFTSDDDDNYEE, translated from the coding sequence ATGAGTGAAGAACAACCACCAAAGGATTTAGACGAAGTTATTTTAAGTGATGAACAAGGTAACGAAGAAACTTATTTGATTCTCTTTACTTTTGATTCAGAAGATTATGGTAAATCATACGTATTCCTATATCCAAAAGCTGATAAGGATGCAGAAGAAATTGCTATTCAAGCATACTCATTCGAACCAGATGAAAATGGAGATGTCGATGCCGGTGATCTAGAACCAATCGATGACCCAGAAGAATGGGATATGGTTCAAGAAGTTTTGAACACATTCACAAGTGACGACGATGATAATTACGAAGAATAA
- the trxA gene encoding thioredoxin, with protein sequence MVDEVTDKEFKEETKDGVVLVDFWATWCGPCRMQSPVIEELSENDDSVKFLKMDVDANPDTPKEFGIMAIPTLVIKKDGEVVEKLTGFHNKAQLTNILDGYSD encoded by the coding sequence ATGGTTGATGAAGTAACAGATAAAGAATTTAAAGAAGAAACAAAAGATGGTGTTGTACTAGTTGATTTCTGGGCAACATGGTGTGGTCCATGTCGTATGCAATCACCAGTTATCGAAGAATTGTCAGAAAACGATGATTCAGTTAAGTTTTTGAAGATGGATGTTGATGCTAACCCTGATACACCTAAAGAATTTGGAATCATGGCAATTCCTACATTAGTTATCAAAAAAGATGGCGAAGTTGTAGAAAAGCTCACAGGTTTCCATAATAAAGCTCAACTAACTAATATTTTGGATGGTTATTCAGATTAA
- a CDS encoding CvpA family protein, translating to MLSLLLILLLIYGFYIGARRGLAMEAFYAVGYALFFCLALVSFRGLGPKFEMIVPYPSANLGSEFAFFSTKVGMELDNAFYRAFAFILICFIGWIIVRFVGLYFKRLTYFPMYNDVNLLSGGIIGFVVTYVTIFMVMLMLAMIPVPGIQHALEHSFVASAMIRSTPVLTGVLSHLWIGAI from the coding sequence ATGCTTAGTCTGTTACTTATTTTACTTTTGATTTATGGTTTTTATATTGGTGCTCGCCGTGGACTAGCCATGGAAGCATTTTATGCAGTTGGATATGCGCTATTCTTTTGTTTGGCACTAGTGTCTTTTCGAGGCCTAGGACCAAAGTTTGAAATGATTGTGCCTTATCCATCTGCCAATTTAGGCAGTGAATTTGCCTTTTTCTCAACAAAAGTTGGTATGGAACTAGACAATGCATTTTACCGTGCCTTTGCTTTTATACTTATTTGCTTCATTGGTTGGATCATTGTGAGATTCGTTGGTTTGTATTTCAAACGTCTAACGTATTTTCCAATGTACAATGATGTAAATCTTTTAAGTGGAGGGATTATTGGATTCGTCGTTACTTATGTCACTATTTTTATGGTGATGTTAATGTTAGCCATGATTCCGGTACCTGGTATTCAACATGCTTTGGAACATTCATTCGTAGCTTCAGCCATGATTCGAAGTACACCGGTATTAACTGGTGTTTTGAGTCATCTCTGGATTGGAGCTATTTAA
- the alaS gene encoding alanine--tRNA ligase, translating into MKNLSSAEIRKMFLDFFQTKGHMIEPSASLVPHDDPTLLWINSGVATMKKYFDGTVVPNNPRITSAQKCIRTNDIENVGKTARHQTFFEMMGNFSVGDYFKEEVIPWAFEFLTSPEWIDMDKDRLYITTYPKDTETQELWAKAGIAKDHILKDEDNFWDIGEGPCGPDSEIFYDRGQSFNNLSEDDPENYPGGENERYLEVWNIVFSELNHLPNGQYVEQPHKNIDTGLGLERLVSVVQGTKTNFETDLFMPLIEDVGSLCDKKYGENAEDDVSFKIIADHARSVSFAIGDGALPSNEGRGYVIRRLIRRAVLNGKKLGVNGPFLYRLVPIVGRIMESYYPEVSEQQDFIAQTIKQEEKRFSETLDAGLALLNGVIADLRKKDQTVIDGANAFKLYDTYGFPMELTREYANDEGLTVDEAGFKQNMEEQKQRARDARGNLQSMGMQDETLMEIKTPSEFIGYDHNETESTLKDIVVDDKEVKTVAEGQAQLIFDTTPFYAEMGGQVADVGNIYDMKGNQVAEVIDVQHAPNGQNIHLVNVMSAISSDTQYKLEIDVDFREKVRHNHTATHLLDQALRDVVSARTHQAGSLVEPDYLRFDFNSNTALTDQQIADLEKIVNEKIWAAIPVKTEVLPIEEAKKKKGAIALFSEKYGDFVRVVEIDDFSTEFCGGTHARNTSELGLFKITSESAIGSGTRRIEAVTGEEAFEYFNEQLQALQETAKNIKVNQLKDVPSRAAQMADEIKALKRDNQNLKAQLTSQKSAEVFDNVEDINGYKVISNIVPADMSALRQLADDWKNDNKSDILVLGASGDDKASLVVAVNKDAQAKGVKAGDLIKKISKEIQGGGGGRPDMAQAGGKNPAGLTNALQLAKDIIKSY; encoded by the coding sequence ATGAAAAATTTATCAAGTGCTGAAATAAGAAAGATGTTTTTAGACTTTTTCCAAACAAAAGGTCACATGATTGAACCTAGTGCATCACTTGTTCCTCATGATGATCCAACTTTACTTTGGATCAACTCTGGTGTTGCTACCATGAAGAAATATTTTGATGGTACAGTTGTGCCTAACAATCCTAGAATTACAAGTGCTCAAAAATGTATCAGAACTAACGATATTGAAAATGTTGGTAAAACAGCGCGTCACCAAACTTTCTTTGAAATGATGGGTAACTTCTCAGTTGGGGATTATTTCAAGGAAGAGGTTATTCCTTGGGCTTTTGAATTTCTAACAAGTCCTGAATGGATTGATATGGACAAAGATCGTTTGTACATTACAACTTATCCTAAGGATACTGAAACTCAAGAACTTTGGGCTAAAGCAGGAATTGCTAAAGATCATATCTTAAAAGATGAAGATAACTTCTGGGATATCGGTGAAGGCCCCTGTGGTCCTGATTCAGAGATTTTCTACGATCGTGGTCAATCATTCAACAACTTGTCAGAAGATGACCCTGAAAACTATCCTGGTGGCGAAAACGAACGTTACCTTGAAGTATGGAACATCGTGTTCTCAGAATTGAATCACTTGCCAAATGGTCAATACGTTGAACAACCACATAAGAACATTGATACGGGCTTAGGTCTCGAACGTCTTGTTTCTGTTGTTCAAGGTACAAAGACTAACTTTGAAACTGACTTATTCATGCCTTTAATTGAAGATGTTGGTTCACTTTGCGATAAGAAATACGGTGAAAACGCTGAAGATGACGTTTCATTTAAGATTATTGCTGACCACGCTCGTTCAGTATCTTTCGCTATTGGTGATGGTGCTTTGCCTTCAAACGAAGGTCGTGGCTATGTTATCAGACGTTTGATCAGACGTGCTGTTCTAAATGGTAAGAAGTTAGGCGTTAACGGACCATTCCTATACAGATTGGTTCCTATAGTTGGTCGCATTATGGAAAGTTACTATCCAGAAGTTAGCGAACAACAAGACTTCATTGCCCAAACAATTAAGCAAGAAGAAAAACGTTTTTCAGAAACACTTGATGCTGGTTTAGCATTGTTAAACGGTGTTATTGCTGATCTTCGTAAGAAAGACCAAACTGTTATCGACGGTGCCAATGCTTTCAAACTTTACGATACTTACGGTTTCCCAATGGAACTTACTCGTGAATATGCTAACGACGAAGGTTTGACAGTTGATGAAGCTGGTTTCAAACAAAACATGGAAGAACAAAAACAACGTGCTCGTGATGCTCGTGGAAACTTACAATCAATGGGTATGCAAGATGAAACTTTGATGGAAATCAAGACACCTAGTGAATTTATTGGTTATGATCACAACGAAACTGAAAGTACTTTGAAAGATATCGTTGTTGATGATAAAGAAGTTAAGACTGTTGCTGAAGGTCAAGCACAATTGATTTTTGACACAACTCCTTTCTATGCTGAAATGGGTGGTCAAGTTGCCGATGTTGGTAATATTTACGACATGAAGGGTAACCAAGTTGCTGAAGTTATTGACGTTCAACACGCTCCAAATGGTCAAAACATTCATCTAGTTAACGTTATGTCAGCTATTTCATCTGATACACAATACAAGCTAGAAATCGATGTAGACTTCCGTGAAAAGGTTCGTCACAATCACACGGCTACTCACTTGTTGGATCAAGCTTTACGTGATGTTGTTAGTGCTAGAACTCACCAAGCCGGATCATTAGTTGAACCAGATTACTTACGTTTCGATTTCAATAGCAACACTGCTTTGACAGATCAACAAATTGCTGACCTTGAAAAAATCGTTAACGAAAAGATCTGGGCTGCTATTCCAGTTAAGACAGAAGTATTGCCTATTGAAGAGGCTAAAAAGAAGAAGGGTGCCATTGCACTATTTAGTGAAAAGTATGGCGACTTCGTTCGTGTTGTTGAAATTGATGATTTCTCAACTGAATTCTGTGGTGGTACTCACGCCAGAAACACTTCTGAACTAGGCTTGTTCAAGATTACTTCTGAATCAGCTATTGGTTCAGGTACAAGAAGAATCGAAGCCGTTACCGGTGAGGAAGCTTTCGAATACTTCAACGAACAATTACAAGCATTACAAGAAACTGCTAAGAATATTAAAGTTAACCAATTAAAAGATGTACCAAGTCGTGCTGCACAAATGGCCGATGAAATTAAAGCCCTCAAGCGTGACAACCAAAACTTGAAAGCACAATTAACAAGTCAAAAGTCAGCTGAAGTCTTTGATAATGTTGAAGATATTAATGGCTACAAAGTTATTTCAAATATTGTCCCTGCTGATATGTCAGCTCTTAGACAACTTGCCGATGACTGGAAGAATGACAATAAGTCAGATATCTTGGTTCTTGGTGCTAGCGGCGATGACAAAGCTAGTTTAGTTGTAGCTGTTAACAAGGATGCCCAAGCTAAGGGTGTTAAAGCTGGAGATTTAATTAAGAAAATATCTAAGGAAATTCAAGGTGGCGGCGGTGGTCGTCCAGATATGGCGCAAGCTGGTGGTAAGAATCCGGCTGGTCTTACAAATGCGTTACAATTAGCCAAAGATATTATTAAATCTTATTAA
- a CDS encoding M24 family metallopeptidase: MKKQLIALQEYLAQNGLDAAYISSPEDINYFTGFYSDPVERILALLVFPDKDPFMFAPQLEVEAAKDAGWDKDVFGYLDHEDPFALMAGHIKDVAGSPVNWGIEKDNMSVQKLEALRQQFPDAKFPVNLSRYMENAKLIKTPEEIAELKAAGDEADYAFSVAFKAIKEGRTEQEVVAEIEYAMMKKGVMHMSFDTIVQAGANAANPHGGPEKTPIKRDELILFDLGTVHNGYISDASRTVAFGQPDAKSLDIYKVDLEAQYAAMDAAKPGITAAELDKVARDIITKAGYGEYFIHRLGHGMGASEHEFPSIMEGNDMELKPGMCFSIEPGIYIPNVAGVRIEDCVYITEDGCEPFTHTSKELQYIN, encoded by the coding sequence ATGAAGAAACAATTAATCGCACTACAAGAGTATTTAGCACAAAACGGACTTGATGCTGCATATATTTCAAGCCCCGAAGATATCAACTATTTTACTGGTTTTTACAGCGACCCAGTAGAACGTATTCTTGCACTACTCGTTTTCCCAGACAAAGACCCATTTATGTTCGCACCACAGCTTGAAGTTGAAGCTGCTAAGGATGCTGGCTGGGATAAAGATGTCTTTGGTTATCTCGATCATGAAGATCCATTTGCTTTGATGGCTGGTCATATCAAAGACGTTGCTGGTTCACCTGTCAACTGGGGTATCGAAAAGGATAACATGTCTGTTCAAAAGCTTGAAGCTTTGAGACAACAATTCCCTGACGCTAAATTCCCAGTTAACCTTTCACGTTACATGGAAAATGCCAAGCTTATCAAAACTCCAGAAGAAATTGCTGAATTAAAAGCTGCTGGTGATGAAGCTGACTACGCTTTCTCAGTTGCTTTCAAGGCAATTAAAGAAGGCCGTACGGAACAAGAAGTCGTAGCCGAAATCGAATACGCTATGATGAAAAAAGGTGTCATGCACATGAGTTTTGACACTATCGTTCAAGCCGGAGCCAATGCTGCTAATCCACATGGTGGCCCTGAGAAGACACCAATCAAACGTGATGAATTAATCCTCTTTGACCTTGGAACAGTTCACAACGGCTATATCAGTGATGCATCAAGAACCGTGGCTTTCGGTCAACCAGATGCTAAGTCACTCGACATTTACAAAGTCGACCTTGAAGCTCAATACGCTGCTATGGATGCCGCTAAACCTGGTATCACCGCTGCTGAACTAGATAAAGTTGCACGTGACATTATCACTAAAGCTGGTTATGGCGAATACTTCATTCACCGTCTAGGACATGGTATGGGAGCATCAGAACACGAATTCCCTTCAATCATGGAAGGCAATGACATGGAATTGAAACCAGGCATGTGCTTCTCAATCGAACCCGGAATCTACATTCCAAACGTTGCCGGAGTTAGAATTGAAGATTGTGTTTATATCACAGAAGATGGTTGCGAACCATTTACACATACAAGTAAAGAATTGCAATATATCAACTAG
- the ccpA gene encoding catabolite control protein A yields the protein MEKKVVTIYDVAEAANVSMATISRVVNGNANVKEETRKRVLEVIDRLNYRPNAVARGLASKKSTTIGVILPDITNLYYASLAKGIDDVASMYKYNIILTSLQESVGDEEQILNNLLSKQVDGLIYMGKQLSKKLKRILANSKTPIVLAGSVDKNNESASVNIDFTDAVASVVGQLTQNGHKKVAFVGGSLENPIDGKYRLDGYKKALKKAHLNFSSNLVFEAEYSVRAGEAIWDAIHSSGATAAYVTDDLLASGILNSAVKAGVKIPDDFELVTSNDTILCEVTRPKMSSIEEPLYDIGAVAMRLLTKMMNQEQIDDNTIKLPYSIVKRGSTK from the coding sequence ATGGAGAAAAAAGTAGTAACAATTTATGACGTAGCCGAAGCTGCCAACGTTTCTATGGCCACTATTTCTCGTGTAGTCAATGGTAACGCCAATGTAAAGGAAGAAACTAGAAAGCGTGTTTTGGAAGTAATCGATCGTTTAAACTATCGTCCCAACGCTGTTGCCCGTGGTTTAGCAAGTAAAAAGAGTACAACAATTGGCGTAATTTTGCCCGATATCACTAACTTGTATTATGCATCATTAGCTAAAGGTATTGACGATGTTGCCTCAATGTACAAGTACAATATCATTCTAACTAGTTTGCAAGAATCAGTTGGCGATGAAGAACAAATCTTGAATAATTTGCTATCAAAGCAAGTTGATGGGCTTATTTACATGGGCAAGCAATTGTCTAAAAAGTTGAAGCGTATCTTGGCAAACTCAAAGACACCAATCGTTTTGGCTGGTTCAGTCGATAAAAATAATGAAAGTGCCAGTGTAAACATTGATTTTACTGATGCTGTTGCCAGCGTTGTTGGTCAATTGACACAAAATGGTCACAAGAAGGTTGCCTTTGTCGGTGGCAGTCTTGAAAATCCTATTGATGGCAAGTACAGATTAGATGGTTACAAGAAGGCTTTGAAGAAAGCTCACTTGAACTTCTCATCTAACTTGGTCTTTGAAGCTGAATATTCAGTACGTGCCGGCGAAGCTATCTGGGATGCAATTCACAGTAGTGGTGCTACAGCCGCTTATGTTACAGATGATCTTCTAGCTTCAGGTATTTTGAACTCAGCCGTTAAAGCTGGCGTTAAGATTCCTGACGACTTTGAACTTGTAACAAGTAATGACACGATTCTTTGTGAAGTAACTCGTCCAAAGATGAGTTCAATCGAAGAACCATTGTATGATATTGGTGCCGTTGCTATGCGTCTTTTGACAAAGATGATGAACCAAGAACAAATTGATGACAACACAATCAAGTTGCCATACAGCATTGTTAAACGTGGTTCAACTAAATAG